In one window of Paenarthrobacter nicotinovorans DNA:
- a CDS encoding cation diffusion facilitator family transporter codes for MAASRKRSDSSSTLLTVVIAFAANALVAAAKSVAAALTGSASMTAEAAHSWADTGNQVFLFLAERRSQRPRDTGHPMGYGREAYVWSMFAAFGLFTAGAVVSIMHGIQQIIEPEPASDFLIAYVVLAVAFVLEGFSFVQAFRQTRKAARKLERRTLEQVLVSSDPTLRAVFAEDAAALAGLVIAFTGVFLHQVTGSPLPDAVGSIVVGVLLAVVAVVLIDRNRRFLVGQGVTPDIERSMGRQLLEHPDIARLTYLHLEFVGPRRLYLVAAVDLQGDHPEHEVAVVLRRIERELEDHETVEEAVLTLATPDESSLQL; via the coding sequence ATGGCTGCCTCACGAAAGCGATCGGACTCCAGCTCCACCCTGCTGACCGTCGTCATCGCTTTCGCGGCGAACGCCCTGGTTGCAGCGGCCAAATCAGTGGCCGCGGCGCTCACCGGGTCGGCGTCCATGACTGCTGAGGCGGCGCACTCCTGGGCCGACACCGGCAACCAGGTGTTCCTGTTCCTGGCCGAACGCCGCTCTCAACGTCCGCGCGATACGGGACATCCCATGGGTTATGGCCGCGAAGCGTACGTCTGGTCCATGTTTGCCGCTTTCGGGCTGTTCACTGCCGGCGCCGTGGTTTCCATCATGCACGGGATCCAGCAGATCATTGAGCCGGAGCCTGCGTCTGACTTCCTGATTGCGTACGTGGTTCTGGCAGTGGCCTTTGTCCTGGAAGGGTTTTCCTTCGTCCAGGCCTTCCGCCAGACCCGAAAGGCGGCCAGGAAGCTGGAACGGCGGACCTTGGAACAGGTTCTTGTCAGCTCGGATCCCACGCTGCGTGCCGTCTTTGCGGAGGATGCCGCAGCCCTGGCTGGGCTGGTGATCGCATTCACTGGCGTCTTCCTCCATCAGGTCACGGGTTCGCCCTTGCCCGATGCTGTCGGATCGATTGTCGTCGGTGTCCTCTTGGCGGTTGTTGCCGTCGTTCTGATCGACCGCAACCGCCGGTTCCTGGTAGGGCAGGGGGTCACGCCGGACATAGAACGGTCCATGGGGCGGCAGCTCCTGGAACACCCGGACATTGCACGGCTGACGTACCTCCACCTGGAATTCGTGGGCCCCCGCAGGCTCTATCTTGTAGCGGCCGTGGACTTGCAAGGCGACCACCCGGAACACGAGGTTGCCGTGGTGCTGCGCAGGATCGAGAGGGAGCTGGAGGACCACGAGACTGTGGAGGAAGCAGTGCTGACGCTTGCCACCCCGGACGAATCGTCCCTGCAGTTGTAG
- the idi gene encoding isopentenyl-diphosphate Delta-isomerase, whose translation MNATEMVVLLDDAGTPIGEAPKAGVHTQETPLHLAFSCYLLNDDGEVLLTRRSPEKKTWPGVWTNSFCGHPAPGEDPLDAVARRAQFELGVDANQVEMALPHFRYRAVDPTGIVENEICPVYVARIAGDLNPNPSEVADWAWMSPALLANSLERTPSAFSPWLGLQFPQLLEARVLPLGTGAKA comes from the coding sequence ATGAACGCTACAGAGATGGTTGTCCTCCTTGACGACGCCGGCACACCCATAGGCGAAGCCCCCAAAGCAGGGGTCCACACACAGGAAACGCCCCTCCACCTCGCATTCTCCTGCTACCTCCTCAACGATGACGGCGAGGTCCTCCTGACCCGCCGCTCGCCGGAGAAGAAAACCTGGCCCGGAGTGTGGACCAACAGCTTTTGCGGACACCCGGCACCCGGCGAGGACCCCTTGGACGCAGTAGCCCGCCGGGCGCAGTTCGAACTCGGGGTGGATGCCAACCAGGTTGAAATGGCGCTCCCCCACTTCCGGTACAGGGCCGTGGACCCCACGGGAATTGTGGAAAACGAAATCTGCCCGGTCTACGTCGCCAGGATCGCCGGCGATCTAAACCCCAATCCTTCAGAGGTAGCGGACTGGGCCTGGATGTCACCGGCCCTGCTGGCCAACTCCCTGGAGCGCACCCCCTCCGCTTTCAGCCCGTGGTTGGGACTCCAGTTCCCCCAGCTGCTTGAAGCGCGGGTACTCCCCCTCGGGACCGGAGCCAAAGCATGA
- a CDS encoding MarR family winged helix-turn-helix transcriptional regulator: MSSLEELPEEAGFPVSSGLYHLDANDPHQQLIDRSRFSEADIVQISELMAALGRLRDAEQRLAEASLRYMKLNQSDMRALHYLIVCANHGVIATPGAIASHLNISTASTTKLLDRLERAGHVTRQAHPSDRRALAIAITPETHEAAMRTVGKQQAKRFLAAARLTPDERVAVMRFLDDMAREIEVADEPWAAAPR, encoded by the coding sequence ATGTCCAGTCTTGAAGAACTGCCTGAAGAAGCCGGGTTCCCGGTCTCATCCGGCCTCTATCATCTGGACGCCAACGATCCCCATCAACAGTTGATTGACCGCTCCCGGTTCTCCGAAGCCGACATCGTACAGATCAGCGAACTCATGGCAGCGCTCGGGAGGCTCCGCGACGCCGAACAGCGCTTGGCGGAGGCCTCACTCCGATATATGAAACTGAACCAATCGGACATGCGGGCGCTGCATTACCTGATCGTCTGTGCCAACCATGGCGTCATAGCCACGCCCGGAGCCATAGCTTCCCACCTGAACATCTCGACGGCGTCAACCACCAAATTGCTGGACCGGCTGGAACGTGCCGGCCACGTCACCCGGCAGGCGCACCCCTCCGACCGTCGGGCCCTCGCGATCGCCATTACCCCGGAAACGCACGAAGCCGCTATGCGTACTGTGGGCAAGCAACAGGCGAAGCGGTTCCTAGCGGCCGCACGCCTCACTCCCGACGAGCGCGTGGCCGTGATGCGGTTCCTCGATGACATGGCGCGGGAGATCGAAGTGGCGGACGAGCCGTGGGCTGCGGCTCCACGCTAA
- the ilvD gene encoding dihydroxy-acid dehydratase: protein MPALRSRTVTHGRNMAGARALLRASGVANTDIGKPIIAVANSFTEFVPGHTHLAPVGRIVSDAILAAGAVPREFNTIAVDDGIAMGHSGMLYSLPSRDLIADSVEYMVNAHCADALVCISNCDKITPGMLMAALRLNIPVVFVSGGPMEAGRVTLTDGSVRSLDLVNAIADAVDESISDEDINLIEENACPTCGSCSGMFTANSMNCLAEVIGLALPGNGSVLATHTARKALYEKAGATVVELVKRYYDGDDDSVLPRSIATAEAFDNAMALDISMGGSTNTILHLLAAAQEAGVEYGLAEMDAKSRQVPCLAKVAPNVAGNKTYYMEDVHRAGGIPALLGELNRGGLLHKNVHSVHSADLDGWLDDWDIRGGKATEEAQALWHAAPGGVRSSTAFSQSNEWTSLDTDAEGGCIRSVEHAFSKDGGLAVLRGNVAVDGAVVKTAGVDESIWTFEGPAVVCESQDEAVEMILNKTIKEGDVVVIRYEGPRGGPGMQEMLYPTSFLKGRGLGKKCALITDGRFSGGTSGLSIGHISPEAASGGAIALVENGDIISIDITQRSLQLQVSDEILAERREKLEVNGGYKPKNRDRQVSPALRAYAAMALSADKGAVRDVSLVENL, encoded by the coding sequence ATGCCTGCACTACGCTCACGAACAGTCACCCACGGCCGCAACATGGCCGGCGCCCGCGCACTGCTGCGCGCCTCCGGCGTCGCCAACACGGACATCGGCAAGCCGATCATTGCCGTGGCAAACTCCTTCACCGAGTTCGTCCCCGGTCACACCCACCTTGCCCCCGTGGGCCGGATCGTCTCGGACGCGATCCTCGCCGCCGGCGCAGTACCGCGCGAATTCAACACCATCGCAGTGGACGACGGCATCGCCATGGGCCACTCCGGGATGCTCTACTCCCTGCCGTCCCGCGACCTGATCGCCGACTCCGTTGAGTACATGGTCAACGCACACTGCGCGGACGCCCTCGTGTGCATCTCCAACTGCGACAAGATCACTCCGGGCATGCTCATGGCCGCGCTGCGCCTGAACATCCCGGTGGTCTTCGTCTCCGGCGGTCCCATGGAGGCCGGCCGCGTGACCCTGACCGACGGTTCCGTGCGTTCCCTGGACCTGGTGAACGCCATCGCCGACGCCGTGGACGAATCCATCTCCGACGAGGACATCAACCTCATCGAAGAGAACGCCTGCCCCACCTGCGGTTCGTGCTCGGGCATGTTCACGGCCAACTCCATGAACTGCCTCGCCGAGGTCATCGGCCTGGCCCTGCCGGGCAACGGCTCGGTCCTCGCGACCCACACCGCCCGCAAGGCGCTGTACGAGAAGGCCGGTGCCACCGTCGTCGAGCTCGTGAAGCGCTATTACGACGGCGACGACGACTCCGTGTTGCCGCGCTCCATCGCCACCGCTGAGGCCTTTGACAACGCCATGGCGCTGGACATCTCCATGGGCGGCTCCACCAACACCATCCTGCACCTGCTGGCTGCGGCCCAGGAAGCCGGCGTGGAGTACGGACTGGCCGAAATGGACGCCAAGTCCCGCCAGGTGCCCTGCCTGGCCAAGGTGGCCCCGAACGTCGCCGGAAACAAGACCTACTACATGGAAGACGTGCACCGCGCCGGTGGCATCCCCGCCCTGCTGGGTGAGCTGAACCGCGGCGGCCTCCTGCACAAGAACGTCCACTCAGTGCACTCCGCCGACCTCGACGGCTGGCTGGACGACTGGGACATCCGCGGCGGCAAGGCAACGGAAGAGGCGCAGGCACTGTGGCACGCGGCTCCCGGCGGCGTCCGTTCCTCAACAGCGTTCTCGCAATCGAATGAGTGGACCTCCCTGGACACCGACGCCGAGGGTGGCTGCATCCGTTCCGTGGAGCACGCGTTCTCCAAGGACGGCGGCCTCGCTGTGCTGCGCGGCAATGTGGCGGTGGACGGTGCCGTGGTGAAGACCGCAGGCGTGGACGAGTCCATCTGGACCTTCGAGGGCCCTGCCGTTGTGTGCGAGTCGCAGGACGAAGCCGTGGAAATGATCCTGAACAAAACCATCAAGGAAGGCGACGTGGTGGTCATCCGCTACGAAGGCCCCCGCGGTGGCCCGGGCATGCAGGAAATGCTCTACCCGACGTCGTTCCTTAAGGGCCGTGGTTTGGGCAAGAAGTGCGCCCTCATCACCGACGGTCGCTTCTCCGGCGGTACCTCCGGGCTGTCGATCGGGCACATTTCCCCGGAAGCTGCCTCCGGCGGCGCCATCGCCTTGGTGGAGAACGGTGACATCATCAGCATCGATATCACCCAGCGCTCGCTCCAGTTGCAGGTTTCCGACGAGATCCTCGCCGAACGCCGCGAGAAGCTCGAAGTCAACGGCGGGTATAAGCCCAAGAACCGCGACCGCCAGGTGTCGCCGGCTCTCCGCGCCTACGCGGCCATGGCACTCTCCGCTGACAAGGGCGCCGTCCGGGACGTCTCGCTGGTGGAAAACCTCTAA
- a CDS encoding HNH endonuclease signature motif containing protein produces the protein MGIGGQVAEGQAESSSDSAVDCLEDGVDALDGVRASILAQASMFDFGEASAFAARVEDIARTVEYLQLVAARAVERTRKEAGTAAVLDDGYRNAADFLRARLRITAKEARRRLALADAVLPGVGIAGEPVPPQREQLAFAVADALVSGGSATLISTALDSVQLLTDQDTITRMEKDLTSTAIQSDTDFVSTTARRWMDFIDQDGAEPTEEVLRQLQGAFIRKPRFGLNHLEIFATAEQFETLTTVMNAATNPRLVEGEVRNTGSSGGPGGRNGPSRTAVHTTQRGADTRGRSSAAQVRTPEGRVAATVRMEPANGRNPIPEPGRRSRAQKLLDGLVGGCALALRTGQLPANGGLKPQVMVTIDYRDLFDQLQSHAANQQTGNPVGAGETDPGTKAAGNGTTGTGGLHPRLSSAVSTFQGPIHPNVIRKIACDADILPVLLGTEGQVLGIGRTSRIFPPHIRKALQARDQGCAFPDCTMPAPWCEAHHITYWSQGGPTNTDNGVLLCSHHHHVIHKEQWMIASRNGIPWFIPPAHVDPSQAARRNHHHAPLRT, from the coding sequence ATGGGGATCGGAGGGCAGGTGGCTGAAGGACAGGCGGAGTCTTCATCGGACTCTGCGGTGGACTGCCTCGAAGACGGTGTTGATGCCCTGGATGGTGTGAGGGCGTCGATCCTTGCTCAAGCTTCGATGTTCGATTTCGGCGAGGCGAGCGCTTTCGCAGCCAGGGTCGAGGATATTGCCCGGACCGTGGAGTACCTTCAGCTCGTCGCAGCCCGGGCCGTGGAGCGAACCCGCAAGGAAGCCGGAACTGCCGCTGTGCTCGATGACGGGTACCGGAACGCTGCAGATTTCCTCCGTGCACGGCTGCGGATCACAGCCAAGGAAGCCCGGCGTCGCCTGGCCCTTGCGGACGCCGTCCTGCCCGGCGTCGGCATTGCCGGAGAGCCGGTCCCGCCGCAGCGCGAACAGCTGGCCTTCGCTGTGGCCGACGCACTGGTATCCGGCGGCTCGGCCACCCTGATCAGCACAGCACTGGACAGCGTCCAGCTTCTGACCGATCAGGACACCATCACCAGGATGGAGAAGGACCTCACGTCCACAGCCATCCAGTCCGACACGGATTTCGTTTCCACGACGGCCCGCCGCTGGATGGATTTCATTGACCAAGACGGTGCCGAACCCACGGAAGAAGTGCTTCGGCAACTCCAAGGTGCGTTCATTCGAAAGCCACGCTTTGGCCTGAATCATCTCGAAATCTTCGCAACGGCCGAGCAGTTCGAGACCCTCACCACCGTCATGAACGCCGCCACGAACCCCCGCCTCGTTGAGGGCGAGGTGCGCAATACTGGCAGTTCTGGCGGCCCGGGAGGGAGAAATGGCCCAAGCCGCACGGCTGTCCATACCACCCAGCGTGGCGCGGACACCAGGGGTCGGAGTTCAGCCGCTCAGGTCCGCACCCCAGAGGGCAGGGTAGCCGCCACCGTTCGCATGGAGCCCGCGAACGGGAGGAACCCGATTCCGGAACCGGGTCGCCGCTCCCGCGCCCAGAAACTCCTCGACGGTCTGGTCGGTGGCTGCGCGTTGGCCCTGAGAACCGGTCAGCTACCAGCCAATGGCGGCTTGAAACCCCAAGTCATGGTCACCATCGACTACCGGGATCTCTTTGACCAGCTCCAGAGCCACGCTGCCAATCAACAAACCGGCAACCCTGTGGGCGCCGGTGAAACCGACCCGGGCACAAAAGCGGCAGGCAACGGCACAACAGGCACGGGCGGCCTGCACCCCAGGCTCAGCAGCGCGGTATCAACCTTCCAAGGACCCATCCACCCGAACGTCATCCGGAAGATCGCCTGCGACGCCGATATCCTCCCGGTCCTGCTCGGCACCGAAGGCCAGGTCCTCGGAATTGGCCGGACCAGCCGGATCTTCCCGCCCCACATCCGCAAGGCCCTCCAGGCCCGCGACCAAGGATGTGCTTTCCCGGACTGCACCATGCCGGCGCCTTGGTGCGAAGCCCACCACATCACCTACTGGTCGCAAGGTGGCCCCACCAACACCGACAACGGCGTGCTCTTGTGCTCACACCATCATCACGTCATCCACAAGGAACAGTGGATGATTGCGAGCAGAAACGGCATCCCGTGGTTCATCCCGCCGGCGCACGTCGATCCCAGCCAAGCCGCCCGACGGAACCATCACCACGCACCGCTGCGGACATAG
- a CDS encoding EAL domain-containing protein — protein MAQEAGSLSPGNDADSSNHDGAGDTPFADEETMRAQVLDIIESILEDAEPRSEGARNKLRELLDARPDDPEGALLKHLLLTRKTSQPASNVPVHLEHASLHLESSDASRTVLVPVSHDVRAGIQSILADKLLLTAFQPIHSLPKGDPIGVEALTRFIGEDGAGADVWFSEAAAAGLGTELEIAALHCALMAAHDVPENMFVTLNLTPATSHDPRVRNLLAAAALAPERIIVELTGSLESMAAQPAGEGLEQLRALGLRVAISASGAALVSLDRIEQLRPDIIKLDRHLIEGIAGNDGQKLRAKAIVELAREIGADVHAQGIETAEELQEVTALKVTAAQGYLLGRPSVHPLDWSAWSVRAQTEPQPAS, from the coding sequence ATGGCTCAAGAAGCGGGCTCTCTATCACCGGGTAACGACGCGGACAGCAGCAACCATGACGGCGCAGGGGACACACCGTTCGCGGATGAAGAGACCATGCGGGCACAGGTCCTGGACATCATCGAGTCCATTCTTGAGGACGCTGAACCGCGCAGTGAAGGGGCCAGGAACAAGCTCCGTGAGCTTCTTGACGCGCGGCCGGACGACCCCGAGGGTGCATTGCTGAAGCACCTGCTCCTCACTCGGAAAACATCACAGCCGGCGTCCAACGTGCCTGTTCACTTGGAACACGCCAGCCTGCATCTGGAATCGTCCGACGCGTCACGAACCGTGCTGGTCCCTGTCAGCCACGACGTCCGCGCCGGCATCCAATCGATCCTGGCCGACAAGCTTCTCCTGACGGCGTTCCAGCCGATCCACTCCCTTCCCAAGGGCGACCCGATCGGCGTCGAGGCCCTGACAAGGTTCATCGGTGAGGACGGTGCGGGCGCCGACGTGTGGTTCAGTGAAGCTGCTGCTGCCGGTCTGGGAACTGAGCTGGAGATTGCAGCGCTGCATTGCGCCCTGATGGCTGCGCACGACGTCCCGGAAAACATGTTTGTCACTCTGAATCTCACCCCGGCCACCTCGCACGATCCCCGGGTGCGGAACCTTTTGGCCGCTGCCGCCTTGGCCCCCGAGAGGATCATCGTTGAGCTGACGGGCAGCCTGGAATCCATGGCGGCCCAGCCGGCCGGCGAAGGCCTCGAACAACTGCGGGCCTTGGGGTTGCGGGTGGCGATCAGCGCCTCGGGTGCCGCATTGGTCTCGCTGGACAGAATCGAGCAATTGCGCCCCGACATCATCAAATTGGACCGTCACCTGATTGAAGGAATCGCCGGAAACGACGGCCAGAAGCTCCGTGCCAAGGCCATCGTTGAGCTGGCCCGTGAGATCGGGGCAGATGTCCACGCGCAAGGCATCGAAACGGCCGAAGAACTGCAGGAAGTCACCGCCTTGAAGGTCACCGCTGCGCAGGGATACCTTTTGGGCCGCCCCTCGGTGCACCCGCTTGATTGGTCGGCCTGGAGCGTCCGGGCGCAAACGGAACCGCAGCCTGCCAGCTGA
- a CDS encoding SGNH/GDSL hydrolase family protein: MDAPDAGGLAQDGSGSFRAGLHPWSRYVALGDSFTEGLGDPEPRSPGGLRGWADRVAEELSTDHHDFAYANLAISGKLLHQILEEQVGPALDLKPDLITLNAGGNDLLFHRSDPDKLALELDRGVETLASTGATIVLFTGPDWGATPVLGRTRGKVAVFNENIRVVAARHDAVIADLWALRQLTDPRMWDPDRLHFSPLGQHIIAIMVLESLNVPHSLEPLAPRPLPERRWREARADDIVWAREHLFPWVVRRLTQRNADGGRHPKRPQPGPVFGAAMPPGSYVGNDPRRMTD; the protein is encoded by the coding sequence ATGGACGCTCCTGATGCCGGCGGTTTGGCGCAGGACGGTTCCGGTAGCTTCCGGGCTGGACTGCACCCGTGGAGCCGTTATGTGGCATTGGGGGACTCGTTCACGGAGGGTCTGGGCGACCCCGAACCCCGCAGCCCGGGCGGACTCCGGGGATGGGCGGACCGTGTTGCTGAAGAGTTGAGTACGGACCACCACGATTTCGCCTATGCCAACCTGGCGATCAGCGGGAAGCTCCTCCATCAGATCCTGGAGGAGCAAGTGGGTCCGGCATTGGACCTCAAACCCGATCTCATTACTCTCAACGCCGGCGGCAACGACCTGCTCTTTCATAGGAGCGACCCCGACAAGCTGGCACTGGAACTGGATCGTGGCGTGGAAACGCTGGCCTCAACGGGCGCCACCATCGTCCTCTTCACCGGCCCGGACTGGGGCGCGACCCCGGTGCTTGGCAGGACCCGCGGCAAAGTGGCTGTTTTCAACGAGAACATCCGCGTGGTGGCCGCCCGTCATGATGCCGTGATTGCCGATCTCTGGGCTTTGCGCCAACTCACCGATCCCCGGATGTGGGATCCGGACCGGCTCCATTTCTCTCCGCTCGGCCAGCACATCATCGCCATCATGGTCCTGGAGTCATTGAACGTCCCGCATTCCCTTGAACCGCTGGCTCCGCGGCCGCTTCCCGAGCGCCGTTGGCGCGAGGCCCGCGCGGATGACATCGTGTGGGCCCGGGAGCACCTTTTTCCTTGGGTTGTGCGGAGGTTGACGCAGCGGAACGCCGACGGCGGTCGGCACCCCAAGCGTCCACAACCCGGGCCGGTTTTCGGTGCGGCGATGCCGCCAGGCAGCTATGTCGGGAACGATCCCCGCCGTATGACGGACTGA
- a CDS encoding helix-turn-helix transcriptional regulator, translating into MKDERRKELGLYLRTRRNQALRSDYGLPPVGRSRERGLRREEIAFLSGVSVTWYTWLEQGRDISPSRQVLESIARALHLSDTGLGYVLSLGGYASTIPKGPVAADAPAHVQRLLDALDPNPSYALSPDWGVAGWNRAYEALYPNIGTFDAADRNLLWLVFTDPYVRDLLPDWDVTSKRFLAEFRAETGQRLGDPDVAYQVERLKEASPEFQESWDRYDILGFESRERLFHHPAVGVLQLEHHQVSPSDRPDLHIVVYTPAPGSDAGEQMERLLETGRS; encoded by the coding sequence GTGAAAGATGAGAGGCGCAAGGAACTGGGGCTTTACCTCAGGACCCGCCGCAACCAGGCCCTGCGCTCCGACTACGGGCTGCCCCCGGTGGGGCGGTCCCGCGAGCGCGGACTGCGCCGGGAGGAGATCGCGTTCCTGTCCGGGGTGAGCGTCACCTGGTACACCTGGCTCGAACAAGGCCGGGACATCAGCCCTTCCCGGCAGGTCCTTGAGTCCATCGCACGGGCCCTGCACCTTTCGGATACCGGGCTCGGCTACGTGCTCTCCTTGGGCGGATACGCCTCCACCATTCCCAAGGGTCCGGTTGCCGCCGATGCACCGGCGCATGTCCAGCGCCTGTTGGACGCCTTGGATCCCAATCCCTCGTATGCGCTTTCACCGGACTGGGGCGTGGCCGGGTGGAACCGCGCCTACGAGGCGCTGTACCCGAACATTGGAACTTTCGACGCCGCCGACAGGAACCTTTTGTGGCTCGTCTTCACCGACCCCTACGTCCGGGACCTGCTTCCGGACTGGGACGTCACCAGCAAGAGGTTCCTCGCCGAATTTCGTGCAGAGACGGGTCAGCGGCTGGGTGATCCGGATGTCGCCTATCAGGTGGAACGACTCAAGGAGGCCAGCCCGGAATTCCAGGAAAGCTGGGACCGCTACGACATCCTTGGCTTTGAGTCCCGCGAGCGCCTTTTCCACCATCCCGCAGTGGGAGTGCTGCAGCTGGAGCACCACCAGGTATCGCCGTCGGACCGGCCGGACCTGCACATTGTGGTTTACACCCCGGCACCAGGCAGTGACGCCGGTGAGCAGATGGAGCGACTGCTGGAGACCGGGCGGTCGTAA
- a CDS encoding phytoene/squalene synthase family protein, which yields MSLASDTSFTHFTRTAERAANQVIAAYSTSFGLACRLLGRRHRQHVRNIYALVRVADELVDGVTAEAGLSYQEQCDALAHFIDETHRAVKLGYSSDLIIHAFAQTARAARIDESLINPFFDSMRTDLGERTGTPETPLRFDADAHQGYVHGSAEVVGLMCLRVFMRDENIDDGDAAALQHGASRLGAAFQNINFLRDLADDTTRLGRNYLGTSEHLEDRDRVEWVRTIRAQLADADAVIPLLPRDARAAVRSALSLFTALTDRIEQTTVDELYRSRVRVPDAVKAGLAARAVTSTWMELHR from the coding sequence ATGAGCCTCGCCTCAGACACCTCATTCACCCATTTCACCCGGACGGCCGAGCGGGCCGCCAACCAGGTGATCGCCGCGTATTCCACCTCGTTCGGGCTGGCGTGCAGGCTGCTCGGGCGGCGGCACCGCCAACATGTCCGGAACATCTACGCCTTGGTGCGCGTCGCGGACGAACTCGTGGATGGTGTCACCGCGGAGGCCGGCCTCAGCTACCAGGAACAGTGCGATGCCCTGGCCCACTTCATCGACGAGACCCACCGGGCCGTCAAGCTGGGCTACAGCAGCGACCTCATCATCCATGCCTTCGCGCAGACTGCCCGCGCGGCCCGGATTGACGAGTCGCTCATTAATCCGTTCTTCGACTCCATGCGCACGGACCTCGGCGAGCGCACCGGGACGCCGGAGACCCCCCTGCGTTTCGACGCCGACGCCCACCAGGGTTACGTCCACGGCTCCGCCGAGGTTGTAGGGCTGATGTGCCTGCGCGTTTTCATGCGGGATGAAAACATCGACGACGGCGACGCCGCGGCTTTGCAGCATGGCGCCAGCCGGCTGGGGGCTGCTTTCCAGAACATCAATTTCCTGCGCGACCTGGCCGATGACACCACCCGTCTGGGGCGAAATTACCTGGGCACCTCCGAGCACCTTGAGGACCGCGACCGCGTGGAATGGGTACGCACCATCCGCGCCCAGTTGGCCGACGCCGACGCCGTCATCCCCTTGCTGCCGCGCGATGCCCGGGCCGCTGTCCGCAGCGCCCTTTCCCTCTTCACAGCCCTGACGGACAGGATCGAGCAGACCACCGTGGACGAGCTCTACCGTTCACGGGTACGCGTCCCGGATGCCGTGAAGGCCGGCCTTGCCGCGCGGGCAGTCACCTCTACCTGGATGGAGCTGCACCGATGA
- a CDS encoding polyprenyl synthetase family protein, translating to MTVTSGALRSRTDLCTAIENELSGLIGKRAAAATTYGPHFTRLWELAGHNVLGGKFVRPLLLMETYDALRGRGTDGTAPHGTSQPRTNQPQASPPDTGHRETAISIAAAIELLHYSFLLHDDVIDGDLVRRGHPNLIGSLLAEAKSLSETQSLPRTNSGEGAREGSDLHWAQTGGILMGDMLLAATHQAFARADLPHALRLRLLDLLEHTINETVAGEQLDVGLGDGIIDPHLETILVMCGYKTATYTFELPLRAAAALAGADFAVENALATAGRHLGLAFQLQDDLLSTFGDPRRHGKDPFSDLREGKETAIIAHARTTAAWPDIEPFFGRPELNGSECEYVRRHLADCGAETFVNGLIEEQMRAFNELLTSTIPQGVCNVLLDLAGQLEGRQS from the coding sequence ATGACCGTCACCTCCGGTGCTTTACGCAGCCGCACCGACCTTTGCACGGCGATTGAGAACGAGCTCAGCGGGCTCATCGGCAAGCGGGCCGCCGCCGCAACAACGTATGGGCCGCATTTCACCAGACTCTGGGAACTGGCCGGCCACAACGTCCTGGGTGGAAAGTTCGTGCGTCCCTTGCTGCTCATGGAGACCTACGATGCCCTCAGGGGGCGCGGCACGGACGGGACAGCCCCGCACGGGACAAGCCAGCCCCGCACCAACCAGCCCCAAGCCAGCCCACCGGACACGGGCCACCGCGAAACGGCCATCAGCATTGCGGCCGCGATCGAACTCCTCCACTACTCCTTCCTGCTCCACGACGACGTGATCGACGGAGACCTGGTCCGGCGCGGGCACCCGAACCTCATCGGCTCCCTCCTCGCAGAAGCAAAGTCGCTTTCAGAAACCCAGTCACTTCCCCGGACCAACAGTGGTGAAGGCGCCCGGGAAGGCAGCGACCTCCACTGGGCCCAAACCGGCGGCATCCTCATGGGGGACATGCTCCTCGCCGCCACCCACCAGGCCTTCGCCAGGGCAGACCTCCCGCATGCACTGAGGCTGCGGCTCCTGGATCTCCTGGAACACACCATCAACGAAACAGTGGCCGGTGAGCAGCTGGACGTGGGCCTCGGGGACGGCATCATCGACCCCCACCTCGAGACCATCCTGGTGATGTGCGGCTACAAAACCGCCACCTACACCTTCGAACTTCCCCTGCGGGCCGCAGCCGCGCTGGCGGGCGCGGACTTCGCCGTCGAAAATGCGCTCGCCACGGCCGGCCGCCATCTGGGCCTCGCCTTCCAACTCCAGGACGACCTCCTATCAACGTTCGGGGACCCCCGCCGGCACGGCAAGGATCCCTTTTCGGATCTGCGGGAGGGAAAAGAAACGGCCATCATCGCCCATGCACGAACCACGGCGGCCTGGCCGGACATTGAGCCTTTCTTCGGCAGGCCGGAGCTGAACGGCTCGGAATGCGAATACGTTCGCCGGCACTTGGCCGATTGCGGGGCGGAAACGTTCGTCAACGGACTCATCGAGGAGCAGATGCGGGCCTTCAACGAGCTGCTGACCAGCACCATCCCGCAGGGCGTGTGCAATGTGTTGCTGGACCTCGCCGGGCAATTGGAAGGACGGCAGTCATGA